From Cronobacter turicensis z3032, the proteins below share one genomic window:
- the hisM gene encoding Histidine transport system permease protein hisM gives MIEIIQEYWKSLLWTDGYRFTGVAITLWLLIASVVMGGVLALFLAIGRVSENKVVWFPIWLFTYIFRGTPLYVQLLVFYSGMYTLDVVKGTPLLNEFFRSGLNCTVLALTLNTCAYTTEIFAGAIRAVPHGEIEAARAYGFSRFKMYRCIILPSALRIALPAYSNEVILMLHSTALAFTATVPDLLKIARDINAATYQPFTAFGIAAVLYLIISYVLISLFRKAEKRWLRHLKPASTH, from the coding sequence GTGATAGAGATTATTCAGGAGTACTGGAAATCCCTGCTGTGGACCGACGGCTATCGCTTCACGGGTGTGGCGATTACGCTCTGGTTGCTTATCGCCTCGGTGGTGATGGGCGGCGTACTCGCGCTCTTTCTCGCCATTGGCCGCGTCTCGGAAAATAAAGTGGTCTGGTTTCCCATCTGGCTGTTTACCTATATTTTTCGCGGCACGCCCCTCTATGTGCAATTGCTGGTGTTCTACTCCGGCATGTATACGCTGGACGTGGTGAAAGGCACGCCATTACTTAATGAGTTTTTCCGCAGCGGTCTGAACTGTACCGTGCTGGCGCTGACGCTCAACACCTGCGCCTACACTACCGAGATTTTCGCGGGCGCCATTCGCGCTGTACCGCACGGCGAGATCGAAGCGGCGCGCGCTTATGGCTTTTCTCGCTTTAAAATGTACCGCTGCATTATTCTGCCGTCGGCGCTGCGCATCGCGCTGCCTGCTTACAGCAATGAGGTGATCCTGATGCTGCACTCCACGGCGCTGGCGTTTACCGCCACCGTGCCGGATCTGCTGAAGATCGCCCGTGACATTAACGCCGCCACCTACCAGCCGTTTACGGCGTTTGGCATAGCGGCGGTGCTATATCTGATTATCTCTTATGTGCTGATAAGCCTGTTCCGCAAAGCGGAAAAGCGCTGGCTGCGGCACCTGAAACCGGCTTCAACGCACTGA
- the hisP gene encoding Histidine transport ATP-binding protein hisP, whose amino-acid sequence MSENKLNVTDLHKRYGEHEVLKGVSLKANAGDVISIIGSSGSGKSTFLRCINFLEKPSEGTIVVNNQNITLVRDKDGQLKVADKNQLRLLRTRLTMVFQHFNLWSHMTVLENVMEAPIQVLGLSKQDARERALKYLAKVGIDERAQGKYPVHLSGGQQQRVSIARALAMEPDVLLFDEPTSALDPELVGEVLRIMQKLAEEGKTMVVVTHEMEFARHVSSHVIFLHQGKIEEEGPPDALFNNPQSPRLQQFLKGSLK is encoded by the coding sequence ATGTCTGAAAATAAATTAAACGTTACCGATCTGCACAAGCGCTACGGCGAACATGAAGTGCTCAAAGGGGTGTCGCTGAAGGCGAACGCCGGTGATGTCATCAGCATTATCGGCTCTTCCGGCTCCGGCAAGAGCACCTTCCTGCGCTGCATCAACTTCCTGGAAAAGCCCAGCGAAGGCACCATCGTGGTGAATAACCAGAACATCACGCTGGTGCGCGATAAAGACGGCCAGCTTAAGGTGGCGGATAAAAATCAGCTACGCCTTTTGCGCACGCGCCTGACGATGGTGTTTCAGCACTTTAACCTGTGGAGCCATATGACGGTGCTGGAGAACGTCATGGAAGCGCCGATTCAGGTGCTGGGCTTAAGCAAACAGGATGCGCGCGAGCGGGCGCTGAAATACCTCGCCAAAGTGGGCATCGATGAGCGCGCGCAGGGCAAATACCCGGTGCATCTCTCCGGCGGTCAGCAGCAGCGTGTGTCGATTGCCCGCGCGCTGGCGATGGAGCCGGATGTTTTACTGTTCGACGAACCGACCTCCGCGCTGGATCCGGAGCTGGTGGGCGAAGTGCTGCGCATCATGCAGAAACTCGCTGAAGAGGGCAAAACGATGGTCGTGGTGACGCATGAAATGGAGTTTGCCCGTCACGTTTCCTCACATGTGATTTTCCTGCATCAGGGCAAAATCGAAGAAGAAGGGCCGCCGGACGCGCTCTTTAATAACCCGCAAAGCCCGCGGTTGCAGCAGTTTTTGAAAGGCTCGCTGAAGTAA
- the yfcE gene encoding Phosphodiesterase yfcE, which produces MKLMFASDIHGSLPATELLLARFADSDARWLVLLGDFLNHGPRNPLPEGYAPGEVAKRLNTVADRIIAVRGNCDSEVDQMLLEFPVTAPWQQVLLAKQRLFLTHGHLYSPDNLPPLAAGDVLVYGHTHIPVAARHGEQIHFNPGSVSMPKGGYPASYGFLNDDTLSVITLETSQVIAQIAISP; this is translated from the coding sequence ATGAAGCTGATGTTTGCTTCGGATATTCACGGCTCGCTGCCTGCCACGGAGCTTCTGCTGGCGCGCTTTGCCGACAGCGACGCCCGCTGGCTGGTATTGCTGGGGGATTTTTTAAATCACGGGCCGCGCAACCCGCTGCCGGAGGGCTATGCGCCGGGCGAGGTGGCGAAACGACTCAATACTGTCGCTGACCGTATTATCGCGGTGCGCGGCAACTGCGACAGCGAAGTCGACCAGATGCTGCTGGAATTCCCCGTCACCGCGCCCTGGCAGCAGGTGCTGCTGGCGAAACAGCGGCTCTTTTTGACGCACGGTCATCTCTACAGCCCCGATAATCTGCCGCCGCTGGCCGCAGGCGATGTACTGGTTTACGGGCACACGCATATTCCGGTGGCCGCGCGCCATGGCGAGCAGATCCACTTTAATCCGGGCTCCGTCAGCATGCCGAAAGGCGGGTACCCTGCAAGCTATGGGTTCTTAAATGACGATACGCTGAGCGTAATCACCCTGGAAACCTCGCAGGTTATTGCACAGATCGCGATTTCCCCTTAA
- the yfcD gene encoding Uncharacterized Nudix hydrolase yfcD yields the protein MVEQNHLADMEWVDIVSEDNEVIAQSSRAQMRAERLRHRATYIVVHDGMGKILVQRRTDIKDFMPGMLDATAGGVVQAGEALLESARREAEEELGIAGVPFAEHGQFYFADEHCRVWGGLFSCVSHGPFALQESEISDVCWMEPEEITARCDEFTPDTLKALSLWLSRNAGQESSGHSKEKEQEEKNASLS from the coding sequence ATGGTGGAGCAGAATCATTTGGCAGACATGGAATGGGTGGACATTGTCAGTGAAGACAATGAGGTGATAGCGCAGTCCAGCCGGGCGCAGATGCGCGCCGAACGTCTGCGTCACCGCGCGACCTATATCGTGGTGCATGATGGCATGGGCAAAATTTTGGTGCAGCGCCGCACCGATATCAAAGACTTTATGCCGGGCATGCTTGACGCCACCGCAGGCGGCGTGGTGCAGGCGGGCGAAGCGCTGCTTGAGAGCGCGCGTCGCGAGGCGGAAGAGGAGCTGGGCATCGCGGGCGTACCTTTCGCCGAGCATGGACAGTTCTACTTTGCAGATGAGCATTGCCGCGTCTGGGGCGGGCTGTTCAGCTGCGTCTCCCACGGTCCGTTCGCGCTGCAGGAGAGCGAAATCAGCGACGTCTGCTGGATGGAGCCGGAAGAGATAACGGCGCGCTGCGATGAATTTACGCCGGATACGCTAAAAGCGCTTTCACTCTGGCTGAGCCGTAACGCCGGGCAGGAGAGCAGCGGTCACAGTAAAGAGAAAGAGCAGGAAGAGAAAAACGCCTCGCTTAGCTAA
- the yfcH gene encoding Epimerase family protein yfcH, with product MEILVTGGTGLIGRTLTSRLLALGHHVTVVTRNPDSARARLDAGVTLIPGLDHFSNLDAFDAVINLAGEPIADKRWTAAQKERLCQSRWQITQRLVALMAAGSEPPAVFLSGSAVGYYGDLGEVVAAEDEPPHSEFTHKLCARWEQIAEGAQSDKTRVCLLRTGAVLAPDGGMMGKLLPLFRLGLGGPMGSGRQYLSWIHIDDMVNAIIWLLDNDLRGPFNMVAPYPVRNERFAHALGHALHRPAFMRAPATAVRLLMGESAVLVLGGQRALPKRLEESGFGFRWFDLEEALADIAARAR from the coding sequence ATGGAGATTCTGGTAACGGGCGGCACCGGACTGATTGGCCGCACGCTGACATCACGCCTGCTGGCGTTAGGCCATCACGTCACGGTCGTGACCCGCAACCCCGATAGCGCCCGCGCGCGGCTCGATGCCGGCGTCACGCTGATACCCGGGCTGGATCACTTCAGCAATCTCGACGCTTTCGACGCGGTTATCAATCTCGCGGGCGAACCGATTGCCGATAAACGCTGGACGGCGGCGCAAAAAGAACGGTTGTGTCAGAGCCGCTGGCAGATAACCCAGCGACTGGTGGCGCTGATGGCGGCCGGCAGCGAACCGCCTGCCGTCTTTCTTTCCGGCTCAGCGGTAGGCTATTACGGCGATCTCGGCGAGGTGGTGGCTGCGGAAGATGAGCCGCCGCACAGCGAATTTACCCATAAACTCTGCGCCCGCTGGGAGCAGATAGCCGAAGGCGCGCAAAGCGATAAGACCCGCGTCTGCCTGCTGCGCACCGGCGCGGTGCTGGCGCCGGACGGCGGCATGATGGGCAAGCTGCTGCCGCTCTTTCGTTTAGGCCTTGGCGGGCCGATGGGCAGCGGCCGCCAGTATCTCTCGTGGATACATATCGACGACATGGTAAACGCGATTATCTGGCTGCTGGATAACGATCTGCGCGGGCCGTTTAATATGGTGGCCCCTTACCCGGTGCGCAACGAGCGTTTTGCTCACGCACTCGGCCATGCGCTGCATCGCCCCGCGTTTATGCGCGCCCCGGCGACTGCCGTGCGTCTGCTGATGGGGGAATCCGCCGTCCTGGTGCTGGGCGGCCAGCGCGCGCTGCCGAAACGTCTTGAGGAATCGGGGTTCGGTTTCCGCTGGTTCGATTTGGAAGAGGCGCTGGCAGATATCGCCGCGCGAGCACGCTAA
- the yfcG gene encoding Uncharacterized GST-like protein yfcG codes for MIHQSAYTLSTPNPLHKDAVMLDLYYAPTPNGHKVTLFLEEAGLEYRLHRVDISKGEQFKPEFLAIAPNNKIPAIIDHAPSDGGPPLSLFESGAILLYLADKSGKLLSGELRERQIALQWLFWQVAGFGPMLGQNHHFNHFAPQAVPYAIERYQVETQRLYGVLNKRLEKCPWLGGERYSVADIATYPWVVSHERQRIDLDNFPAVSNWYERIKNRPATERAYQLASS; via the coding sequence ATTATTCACCAAAGCGCCTATACTTTGAGCACGCCGAACCCCCTTCACAAGGACGCTGTCATGCTGGATCTCTACTACGCCCCGACGCCGAACGGCCATAAAGTTACGCTGTTTCTTGAAGAGGCCGGGCTGGAGTATCGTCTCCACCGCGTTGACATCAGCAAGGGCGAGCAGTTTAAGCCGGAGTTCCTCGCCATTGCCCCGAACAATAAAATCCCCGCCATTATTGACCATGCGCCGTCCGACGGCGGTCCGCCGCTGAGTCTGTTTGAATCGGGCGCGATTTTGCTCTACCTCGCCGATAAAAGCGGAAAGCTGCTGAGCGGCGAGCTGCGCGAGCGCCAGATAGCGTTACAGTGGCTCTTCTGGCAGGTGGCCGGTTTCGGGCCGATGCTCGGTCAGAATCACCACTTTAACCATTTCGCGCCGCAGGCGGTGCCTTACGCTATTGAACGGTATCAGGTGGAAACGCAGCGCCTGTACGGCGTACTGAATAAGCGGCTGGAGAAGTGTCCGTGGCTCGGCGGCGAGCGTTACAGCGTCGCGGATATCGCGACGTATCCGTGGGTGGTGTCCCATGAACGTCAGCGAATCGACCTCGATAACTTCCCGGCGGTCAGCAACTGGTATGAGCGCATCAAAAACCGCCCGGCAACCGAACGCGCGTATCAGCTCGCCAGCAGTTAA
- the yfcF gene encoding Uncharacterized GST-like protein yfcF: MTENGLRYSFSYPPSEMRKAMSQPVITLWSDASFFSPYVMSVWVALQEKGLQFQLQTRDLSRAEHLQADWQGFALTRRVPLLVIDDFALSESSAITEYLEERFAPPVWERLYPHELEKRARARQVQAWLRSDLGPLRSERPTDVIFGAARYAPLSADGQAAADKLIACAQALLSHGQQNLFGEWSLADTDLALMINRLAIHGDPVPEALADYAAFQWQRASVQRYIALSARRAG, encoded by the coding sequence ATGACAGAAAACGGTTTACGGTATAGTTTTAGCTATCCGCCATCAGAGATGAGAAAAGCCATGTCGCAGCCCGTCATTACGCTTTGGTCCGATGCCAGTTTCTTTAGCCCGTATGTGATGTCCGTATGGGTGGCGCTTCAGGAAAAAGGCCTGCAGTTTCAGCTACAAACGCGCGATTTATCCCGCGCAGAGCATTTACAGGCCGACTGGCAGGGCTTTGCCTTAACGCGCCGGGTGCCGCTGCTGGTGATTGACGATTTCGCGCTGAGCGAGTCGTCGGCGATTACGGAATATCTCGAAGAGCGTTTCGCGCCGCCAGTGTGGGAGCGCCTCTATCCGCATGAGCTCGAAAAGCGCGCCCGTGCCCGTCAGGTGCAGGCGTGGCTGCGCAGCGATCTGGGACCGCTGCGGTCTGAACGCCCGACCGACGTTATCTTCGGCGCGGCACGTTATGCGCCGTTGAGCGCCGACGGTCAGGCGGCGGCGGATAAGCTTATCGCCTGCGCGCAGGCGTTACTCTCGCATGGGCAACAAAATCTCTTTGGTGAATGGTCGCTCGCCGATACCGATCTGGCGCTGATGATTAACCGTCTGGCAATACATGGCGATCCGGTGCCGGAAGCCCTTGCCGACTACGCGGCATTCCAGTGGCAGCGGGCGTCGGTGCAGCGTTATATCGCACTTTCTGCCAGGCGTGCGGGCTGA